A DNA window from Thalassospiraceae bacterium LMO-JJ14 contains the following coding sequences:
- a CDS encoding EamA family transporter — MSDAVRTMGQREGMMLAFIAATSLAFVTTCARLMYAAGSTPLTLITLRGGLGVLVLFVIAYLITKRIALPRAAWRDTAVAGIGLTMITFGYMSSVAYIPVGLAALIFYTFPLVVLVYEAIRARRLPGPRRLATFAAAFAGLGLAIGPSFDTLNPIGMVLAFIGGLGTVVLFLSGARASQHTEPLLVASYANLFLFPVALVCMFVLDAYAPPETDIGWLALAGAGLAYLIGVTAQIMAVKLANAGDVSLVHNIEPVVSIAVAWIVLNETLSGIQLTGVALVIAAIFAGTRLSKEI; from the coding sequence ATGAGCGACGCCGTCCGCACAATGGGTCAGCGCGAAGGTATGATGCTGGCGTTCATTGCCGCCACATCGCTGGCTTTTGTTACGACCTGCGCACGGTTGATGTATGCCGCCGGCTCGACCCCGTTGACGCTGATAACCCTCAGAGGCGGCCTGGGCGTCCTCGTGCTTTTTGTGATCGCCTATTTGATAACCAAGCGCATCGCCCTGCCCCGCGCGGCATGGCGGGACACGGCAGTGGCCGGGATCGGCCTGACGATGATCACGTTCGGCTATATGAGCAGCGTCGCCTATATCCCGGTCGGGCTGGCGGCACTGATATTCTATACCTTCCCGCTGGTCGTGCTGGTCTATGAAGCGATCCGCGCGCGGCGCCTGCCCGGTCCGCGCAGGCTGGCCACATTCGCCGCCGCCTTCGCCGGGCTCGGTCTCGCCATCGGCCCCAGTTTCGATACCCTCAATCCCATTGGCATGGTGCTCGCGTTCATCGGCGGCCTGGGCACGGTGGTGCTGTTTCTGTCCGGTGCCAGGGCATCGCAACACACCGAACCATTGCTGGTCGCCAGCTATGCCAATCTGTTCCTGTTTCCGGTTGCGCTTGTCTGCATGTTCGTGCTGGATGCCTACGCACCGCCTGAAACCGATATCGGCTGGCTGGCGCTGGCCGGAGCAGGCCTTGCTTATCTGATCGGCGTCACGGCGCAGATCATGGCCGTCAAGCTGGCCAATGCAGGCGATGTCTCGCTGGTTCACAATATCGAACCGGTGGTTTCGATCGCCGTTGCCTGGATCGTGCTGAACGAGACCCTGAGCGGCATTCAGTTAACGGGGGTGGCGCTGGTGATCGCCGCCATTTTCGCCGGCACCCGGCTTTCAAAAGAGATTTGA
- a CDS encoding cyclic nucleotide-binding domain-containing protein → MFIEGGGTKKKFLQIGETLFRDGDPGDSAFIVDSGLIGIYKLVEGEEVELATLNPGELFGEMAIIDGSKRMAHAVAKEETVVIEIPAAALEARIAKSDPFLKAIIKILVNSLRSVHQAYMRRARSLTDYMNAIQFHIQGFRLYLTRLDENEINQAGLAKLEQIDKLIEELREDFKSHPDKRNNVLRDTDVVREK, encoded by the coding sequence ATGTTCATCGAGGGTGGCGGTACCAAGAAAAAATTCCTGCAAATTGGGGAAACGCTTTTTCGTGACGGCGACCCTGGGGATTCCGCATTTATCGTCGATAGCGGCCTGATCGGCATCTACAAGCTCGTCGAGGGCGAGGAAGTCGAACTGGCAACGCTGAACCCCGGTGAGTTGTTCGGCGAAATGGCGATTATCGACGGTTCCAAGCGCATGGCGCACGCCGTTGCCAAGGAAGAAACAGTGGTCATCGAGATTCCGGCGGCCGCACTGGAAGCCCGGATCGCAAAATCCGATCCGTTCCTGAAGGCGATTATAAAAATCCTCGTCAACAGTCTGCGCAGCGTGCATCAGGCTTATATGCGACGTGCCCGCTCGCTGACCGATTACATGAACGCGATCCAGTTTCATATTCAGGGCTTCAGATTGTATCTGACGCGCCTTGATGAAAACGAGATCAATCAGGCGGGCCTCGCCAAGCTGGAACAGATCGACAAACTGATCGAGGAACTTCGAGAAGATTTCAAATCACATCCTGACAAGCGTAACAACGTCCTGCGCGACACGGATGTCGTACGCGAGAAATAG
- a CDS encoding AarF/UbiB family protein: MSENNSFGGRVRRYAKVGGAVSGVAVKAVGGRVFGIKLDKAEHAREIQLALGGLKGPLMKVAQILSTIPDVLPEEYTKELIKLQTNAPPMGWAFVKRRMTAELGAGWQKRFETFEHEACKAASLGQVHRARSLDGRELACKIQYPDMASAVEADLKQLKFVFSIYRRYDNSIDPSEIHLELSERLREELDYEREAQNMLLYRHMLSGEDCVHVPEPLSDVSTKRLLSMTWLDGKPLLDSRDAPIEMRNKLALSMFRAWYVPFYKYGVIHGDPHLGNYSTCADGAINLLDYGCIRIFPASFVGAVIDLYFALLHHDEDLAVKAYETWGFKNLDKKVIAILNQWAHFLYAPLLEDKVQTIQEKSGVQYGAGVAAKVHAQLKEVGGVTPPREFVLMDRAAIGLGSVFTHLGAEINWHRMFHELIEGFDVGALAKRQASALKGVALDNPN; the protein is encoded by the coding sequence ATGAGCGAGAATAACAGTTTCGGCGGCCGGGTGCGGCGCTATGCCAAGGTTGGTGGCGCCGTCAGCGGTGTTGCCGTCAAGGCGGTCGGCGGTCGGGTATTCGGTATCAAGCTCGACAAGGCCGAACATGCGCGGGAAATCCAGTTGGCGCTGGGCGGCCTCAAGGGGCCGCTGATGAAGGTCGCACAGATACTCTCGACCATTCCCGATGTTCTGCCCGAGGAATACACCAAGGAACTGATCAAGCTGCAGACCAACGCACCGCCAATGGGATGGGCGTTCGTCAAGCGGCGCATGACGGCGGAGTTGGGCGCAGGCTGGCAAAAACGTTTCGAGACGTTCGAGCATGAAGCCTGCAAGGCGGCGTCGCTGGGACAGGTGCACAGGGCCAGGTCGCTCGACGGCCGCGAACTTGCCTGCAAGATCCAGTATCCGGATATGGCCTCGGCGGTTGAAGCGGACTTGAAGCAGCTCAAGTTCGTTTTTTCCATTTACCGCCGCTATGACAATTCCATCGATCCCAGTGAAATTCATCTGGAACTTTCGGAACGGCTCCGTGAAGAACTGGATTACGAACGTGAAGCGCAGAACATGCTGCTGTATAGGCACATGCTGTCGGGTGAGGACTGCGTGCATGTGCCCGAACCGCTCAGCGACGTATCGACGAAACGCTTACTGTCGATGACCTGGCTGGACGGCAAGCCGCTTCTGGATAGCCGTGACGCCCCCATCGAAATGCGCAACAAACTGGCGCTCAGCATGTTCCGGGCATGGTACGTGCCGTTTTACAAGTACGGTGTCATCCATGGCGACCCGCATCTCGGCAATTACAGCACGTGCGCCGATGGTGCGATCAACCTGCTCGATTACGGGTGCATCCGGATTTTCCCGGCAAGCTTTGTCGGTGCGGTGATCGATCTCTATTTCGCGCTGCTGCACCACGATGAGGATTTGGCTGTTAAAGCCTATGAAACATGGGGTTTTAAAAATCTCGACAAGAAGGTCATCGCCATCCTGAACCAGTGGGCGCACTTCCTGTATGCGCCGCTGCTTGAAGACAAGGTGCAGACGATCCAGGAAAAAAGCGGCGTGCAGTACGGGGCGGGTGTAGCCGCCAAGGTTCATGCGCAGCTAAAGGAAGTAGGCGGTGTCACGCCGCCGCGCGAGTTCGTTCTGATGGACCGTGCCGCCATCGGTCTTGGCAGTGTGTTCACGCATCTGGGCGCCGAGATCAACTGGCACAGGATGTTTCATGAATTGATCGAAGGCTTTGATGTCGGTGCGCTTGCCAAGCGACAGGCATCGGCCCTGAAGGGTGTCGCCCTCGACAATCCGAACTGA
- a CDS encoding alpha/beta hydrolase → MSGREMDVHIVSRKPSNPNGAPPILFIHGAFAGAWCWDEFFMPWFCDAGYDVSAIDLPGRRGRPDYAQLQEFTLSDYEDAVFATVDAFDTPPVLVGHSMGGYLAWRAAEAKNISALVMMAPVPPTGLGAPAMQLLMSNPSLAMDVAAVHAGEMASIDTLHATLFSDAVPVEIAERYINRFQSESRLAVSGLYTPQMPNVMAVLGTPIMVLGAGSDPLIPPAHVHWTGSICGRSAHIYQGMGHGMMLETGWRRVAEDIAKWLSDQGFG, encoded by the coding sequence GTGAGCGGCCGCGAAATGGACGTTCACATCGTCTCGAGAAAACCGAGTAATCCAAACGGCGCTCCGCCAATTCTGTTCATTCACGGTGCGTTCGCCGGTGCGTGGTGTTGGGACGAATTCTTCATGCCCTGGTTCTGCGATGCCGGATATGACGTATCGGCTATCGATCTGCCAGGTCGGCGCGGGCGGCCGGACTATGCGCAACTGCAGGAATTCACGCTCAGTGATTACGAAGATGCGGTATTTGCGACGGTCGATGCCTTCGATACACCGCCGGTCCTTGTCGGACATTCCATGGGCGGATATCTGGCATGGCGGGCGGCCGAGGCGAAAAATATTTCCGCGCTGGTGATGATGGCACCGGTGCCGCCGACTGGACTTGGCGCACCAGCGATGCAGCTTCTGATGTCGAACCCGTCGCTGGCCATGGATGTGGCGGCGGTCCATGCCGGGGAAATGGCCAGTATCGACACATTGCATGCGACGTTGTTTTCCGACGCCGTGCCGGTCGAAATTGCGGAACGCTATATCAACCGATTTCAGAGCGAGAGCAGGTTGGCCGTCAGCGGTCTTTACACGCCGCAAATGCCGAACGTCATGGCCGTATTGGGAACGCCGATCATGGTTCTGGGTGCGGGCAGCGATCCATTGATACCGCCGGCGCACGTGCATTGGACGGGTTCCATTTGCGGCCGCAGTGCCCATATCTATCAGGGCATGGGACATGGCATGATGCTGGAAACCGGCTGGCGGCGTGTCGCGGAAGACATCGCCAAGTGGTTGTCCGATCAGGGCTTTGGCTAA
- a CDS encoding M3 family oligoendopeptidase yields the protein MTQATAAGTPSKSSAQTPTWRLDDLFQGPDDPNIEADLAASEAEAHAFQNTFAGKLSSLDGAKLGAAVEQYEAILERAFKVISYAQLLHAADTADQDIARFYQSCQERVNNITGAMLFFTLELNRIDDADMEDRFKDPVLGRFRPWAEAERLMRPYQLADDLEQLLHDKSVTGRSAWARLFDETMAELRFDFDAEQLTLGEVLNRLTDSDPAIRKSAAHSLSAGLASRIRLFSLVTNTIAKDKEIEDTKRDFPKPMSSRNLANQVEDEVVDALDGAVTSNYDRLSHRYYALKARWFGVEQLNWWDRNAPFPKTEERSFSWDQAKDTVLGAYAGFAPEMAETASMFFNKGWIDAEPRAGKNSGAFAHPVVPSAHPYVLMNFYGKPRDVMTLAHELGHGVHQVLAAPQGMLLSNTPLTLAETASVFGEMLTFRAILDAEKDAAKRRVLLAGKVEDMLNTVVRQIAFHCFETRVHDERRSGELTAARLGEIWMETQAESLGKAIRLDDDYRTLWAYIPHFVHTPFYVYAYAFGDSLVNALYGLYQDGHPRFQEKYFEMLQAGGTLRHRELLAPFGLDASDPAFWNLGLNVISGFIDELEQDLPA from the coding sequence ATGACACAAGCGACCGCTGCCGGAACACCCTCTAAATCCTCGGCCCAAACCCCGACATGGCGCCTGGATGACCTGTTTCAAGGCCCCGATGACCCGAATATTGAGGCTGATCTGGCAGCTTCCGAGGCCGAAGCGCATGCATTCCAGAACACCTTCGCGGGAAAGTTGTCGTCGCTCGACGGCGCAAAACTCGGCGCTGCGGTTGAGCAATACGAGGCTATTCTTGAGCGCGCTTTCAAGGTCATCAGTTATGCGCAGCTACTGCATGCCGCCGATACGGCGGACCAGGATATTGCGCGATTTTATCAATCCTGTCAGGAGCGGGTTAACAACATCACCGGCGCGATGCTGTTTTTCACGCTGGAACTGAACCGCATCGACGATGCGGATATGGAAGATCGCTTCAAGGATCCCGTGCTGGGGCGCTTTCGCCCTTGGGCCGAGGCGGAACGCCTGATGCGGCCCTATCAGCTGGCGGACGATCTCGAACAGCTTCTGCACGACAAATCCGTCACCGGGCGCTCGGCCTGGGCCCGTCTTTTTGACGAAACCATGGCCGAACTACGCTTCGATTTCGATGCTGAACAACTGACCCTCGGGGAAGTCCTTAACCGCCTCACAGATAGCGACCCGGCGATCCGTAAAAGTGCAGCTCACAGCCTGTCGGCGGGACTTGCCTCGCGAATCCGTTTGTTTTCACTGGTCACCAATACCATCGCCAAGGACAAGGAAATCGAGGATACCAAGCGCGATTTCCCGAAACCCATGAGCAGCCGCAATCTCGCCAACCAGGTTGAGGACGAGGTGGTAGACGCACTGGACGGGGCCGTGACGTCGAATTACGACCGCCTGAGCCATCGCTATTATGCCCTCAAGGCACGTTGGTTCGGTGTCGAACAATTGAACTGGTGGGACCGCAATGCGCCGTTTCCAAAAACCGAGGAGCGGTCTTTCAGCTGGGATCAGGCAAAGGATACCGTGCTTGGTGCCTATGCGGGGTTCGCCCCGGAAATGGCGGAAACGGCATCGATGTTCTTCAACAAGGGCTGGATCGATGCCGAGCCGCGGGCAGGTAAGAACTCGGGCGCATTCGCGCACCCGGTGGTGCCGTCCGCACATCCGTATGTTCTAATGAATTTTTACGGCAAGCCGCGCGATGTCATGACGCTGGCACACGAGTTGGGCCATGGTGTGCATCAGGTGCTGGCCGCGCCACAGGGCATGCTGCTGTCGAACACACCATTAACGCTTGCCGAGACGGCTTCCGTGTTCGGCGAGATGCTGACGTTCCGCGCTATCCTCGATGCCGAGAAAGATGCCGCAAAGCGCCGCGTGCTGCTGGCCGGCAAGGTCGAGGATATGTTGAATACGGTCGTGCGCCAGATTGCTTTCCACTGTTTCGAAACGCGGGTTCACGACGAACGCCGCTCCGGCGAGCTGACGGCGGCACGGCTCGGCGAGATATGGATGGAAACGCAGGCGGAAAGCCTCGGCAAGGCCATTCGGCTGGACGATGATTACCGCACCCTGTGGGCCTATATACCGCATTTCGTGCACACGCCGTTTTATGTCTATGCCTACGCCTTCGGCGATAGCTTGGTGAATGCGCTGTACGGTCTCTATCAGGACGGTCATCCGCGCTTTCAGGAAAAATATTTCGAGATGCTGCAGGCAGGCGGCACGCTCAGGCACAGGGAACTGCTGGCGCCGTTCGGTCTGGATGCGTCCGACCCGGCGTTCTGGAATCTGGGCTTGAATGTGATCTCCGGGTTTATCGACGAGCTCGAACAGGACCTGCCCGCGTGA